From Phyllopteryx taeniolatus isolate TA_2022b chromosome 18, UOR_Ptae_1.2, whole genome shotgun sequence, the proteins below share one genomic window:
- the hadhb gene encoding trifunctional enzyme subunit beta, mitochondrial isoform X1 — translation MMASMLLKSMQSSPVSASWAVRFAARSLSTTTQLQTQAQTKIKKTLARPGVKNIVLVEGVRTPFLMSGTTYADLMPHDLARAALQGLLHKTSLPKDAVDYIIYGTVIQEVKTSNVAREAALGAGFSDKIPAHTVTMACISSNQAMTSAVGLIAAGQCDAVVAGGVEFMSDVPIRHSRKMRKTMLSLNKAKTLGQRLSLIGSIRLAHLSPELPAVAEFSTAETMGHSADRLAAAFGVSRVEQDEFALRSHSFAKKAQEAGLLQDVISFKVPGRDIVSKDNGIRPSSKEQMAKLKPAFVKPHGTVTAANSSFLTDGASAVLIMSEEKALAMGYKPKAYLRDFVYVSQDPKDQLLLGPTYATPKALERAGLTMNDIDVFEFHEAFAGQIMANLKAMDSDWFAQTYMGRKSKVGTPPMEKFNNWGGSLSLGHPFGATGCRLVTMVAHRLQKEGGQYGLVAACAAGGQGHAMVIEAYPK, via the exons ATGATGGCTTCCATGCTGCTGAAGTCAATGCAGAGCTCCCCTGTCAGTGCCTCGTGGGCTGTGCGTTTTG CCGCACGATCCCTTAGCACGACAACTCAGCTACAGACTCAAG ctCAGACAAAAATCAAGAAGACACTGGCCCGTCCTGGCGTGAAGAACATAGTACTGGTCGAAGGAGTACGAACCCCCTTCCTAATGTCTGGAACTAC CTATGCTGACCTGATGCCTCATGACTTGGCCAGAGCAGCTCTACA aggtCTTCTGCACAAAACAAGCCTACCTAAAGATGCTGTGGACTACATCATCTATGGAACAGTCATTCAGGAGGTTAAGACAAGCAATGTAGCAAGAGAG GCAGCGCTGGGTGCAGGCTTCTCTGACAAGATCCCTGCTCACACAGTCACTATGGCCTGCATCTCCTCCAACCAGGCCATGACCTCAG CCGTTGGCCTTATTGCTGCCGGCCAGTGTGATGCCGTCGTGGCAGGTGGGGTCGAGTTCATGTCTGACGTTCCTATCCGTCACAGCCGCAAGATGAGGAAGACGATGCTTTCACTCAACAAGGCAAAGACCCTCGGCCAGAGGCTCAGTTTGATTGGGAGCATCAGGTTGGCACACCTCTCACCAGAA CTTCCAGCTGTAGCCGAGTTCTCCACAGCCGAAACAATGGGCCACAGTGCTGACCGCCTGGCTGCTGCATTTGGGGTTTCCAGAGTGGAGCAGGATGAGTTTGCTCTGCGATCGCACAGTTTTGCTAAAAAGGCCCAGGAAGCAGGTTTGCTGCAGGATGTCATCTCCTTTAAAGTGCCAG gccGTGATATTGTTTCCAAGGACAACGGCATCCGTCCATCCTCCAAGGAGCAGATGGCCAAACTGAAACCAGCCTTTGTTAAACCTCACGGCACTGTCACTGCCGCCAACTCCTCCTTCTTG ACTGACGGTGCCTCTGCTGTGCTCATCATGTCTGAAGAGAAAGCTCTGGCAATGGGCTACAAGCCTAAAGCCTACCTGAG AGACTTTGTCTACGTGTCCCAGGACCCCAAAGATCAGCTGCTTCTGGG GCCAACGTATGCTACACCCAAAGCCTTAGAACGTGCTGGCTTGACCATGAATGACATTGACGTGTTTGAGTTCCATGAGGCGTTTGCG GGTCAGATTATGGCAAATCTGAAGGCTATGGACTCTGATTGGTTTGCCCAGACATACATGGGCAGAAAATCAAAA GTGGGTACTCCCCCCATGGAGAAGTTCAATAACTGGGGAGGCTCTCTGTCCTTGGGTCATCCATTCGGTGCCACTGGTTGCAGACTGGTCACCATGGTTGCACACAGACTGCAGAAAGAAGGAGGACAGTATGGACTTGTCGCAGCATGTGCTGCTGGAGGACAG GGTCACGCCATGGTGATTGAAGCCTACCCCAAGTAA
- the hadhb gene encoding trifunctional enzyme subunit beta, mitochondrial isoform X2, whose protein sequence is MMASMLLKSMQSSPVSASWAVRFAARSLSTTTQLQTQAQTKIKKTLARPGVKNIVLVEGVRTPFLMSGTTYADLMPHDLARAALQGLLHKTSLPKDAVDYIIYGTVIQEVKTSNVAREAALGAGFSDKIPAHTVTMACISSNQAMTSAVGLIAAGQCDAVVAGGVEFMSDVPIRHSRKMRKTMLSLNKAKTLGQRLSLIGSIRLAHLSPELPAVAEFSTAETMGHSADRLAAAFGVSRVEQDEFALRSHSFAKKAQEAGLLQDVISFKVPGRDIVSKDNGIRPSSKEQMAKLKPAFVKPHGTVTAANSSFLTDGASAVLIMSEEKALAMGYKPKAYLRDFVYVSQDPKDQLLLGPTYATPKALERAGLTMNDIDVFEFHEAFAVAVTLE, encoded by the exons ATGATGGCTTCCATGCTGCTGAAGTCAATGCAGAGCTCCCCTGTCAGTGCCTCGTGGGCTGTGCGTTTTG CCGCACGATCCCTTAGCACGACAACTCAGCTACAGACTCAAG ctCAGACAAAAATCAAGAAGACACTGGCCCGTCCTGGCGTGAAGAACATAGTACTGGTCGAAGGAGTACGAACCCCCTTCCTAATGTCTGGAACTAC CTATGCTGACCTGATGCCTCATGACTTGGCCAGAGCAGCTCTACA aggtCTTCTGCACAAAACAAGCCTACCTAAAGATGCTGTGGACTACATCATCTATGGAACAGTCATTCAGGAGGTTAAGACAAGCAATGTAGCAAGAGAG GCAGCGCTGGGTGCAGGCTTCTCTGACAAGATCCCTGCTCACACAGTCACTATGGCCTGCATCTCCTCCAACCAGGCCATGACCTCAG CCGTTGGCCTTATTGCTGCCGGCCAGTGTGATGCCGTCGTGGCAGGTGGGGTCGAGTTCATGTCTGACGTTCCTATCCGTCACAGCCGCAAGATGAGGAAGACGATGCTTTCACTCAACAAGGCAAAGACCCTCGGCCAGAGGCTCAGTTTGATTGGGAGCATCAGGTTGGCACACCTCTCACCAGAA CTTCCAGCTGTAGCCGAGTTCTCCACAGCCGAAACAATGGGCCACAGTGCTGACCGCCTGGCTGCTGCATTTGGGGTTTCCAGAGTGGAGCAGGATGAGTTTGCTCTGCGATCGCACAGTTTTGCTAAAAAGGCCCAGGAAGCAGGTTTGCTGCAGGATGTCATCTCCTTTAAAGTGCCAG gccGTGATATTGTTTCCAAGGACAACGGCATCCGTCCATCCTCCAAGGAGCAGATGGCCAAACTGAAACCAGCCTTTGTTAAACCTCACGGCACTGTCACTGCCGCCAACTCCTCCTTCTTG ACTGACGGTGCCTCTGCTGTGCTCATCATGTCTGAAGAGAAAGCTCTGGCAATGGGCTACAAGCCTAAAGCCTACCTGAG AGACTTTGTCTACGTGTCCCAGGACCCCAAAGATCAGCTGCTTCTGGG GCCAACGTATGCTACACCCAAAGCCTTAGAACGTGCTGGCTTGACCATGAATGACATTGACGTGTTTGAGTTCCATGAGGCGTTTGCG gtggcggtgacgttggaatga